The Trachemys scripta elegans isolate TJP31775 chromosome 14, CAS_Tse_1.0, whole genome shotgun sequence genome segment CAGCAAACGGCTGCAGTGCAGGACACTTGGCCTGGGTCACACCTGGTACCATCCCTGGCCGGTTCTAGGCTCTCAGGGCTCCAGCCTGCGTCAGGGGATGTTTGCGCCCTGGGAGAATGAAATACACTTGGAGGGTGATTTGAAGAAGAAACTGCCACAGGCACCCCCAGACTCATCAGCCCGGTGTGAGCTTTAGTCCGTCAGCTCCACCAGGCTGAGCGTTACCGCTTGAGCTCCAGGAGCAGGCCAGGGCTTTTACACGGAGCCACCCCAAGATGGGGACGTGACACACAAGTTGGCCCCGGGACACACAGCGATTTGCCGGAGAGCTGAAGAATACTGGTAATCGGGGCTCCTCGGTTCTCcgtctggctctgggaggggactgtGATTGTGGTGAAAGAGGCTAACAATGGCACATATATGTGGCACATTCAGTGTGTCTGAGACTGGGGTCTGCCACGTTAGAGAGCCGGGTTCTCATCCCACTTTTGCCTGAAGTGGATTTGGAGAGGGTTGGGGGCTCATAGCTGTCTGCCAGCCAGGACTGAGATACAGGGCCCTGCTATTTACCAAGGTCTATGGTGAGCACTAGACAGCAGACATGGGagcagagctcctggctcccagcccggtACACCTTCACCTTAGCTACGATGTACTGGGAGGGAACCTTGCTCTGGGCTGACACAACATGGGCTTCGGGGAACACAGGTGTTACCTGTGGGGACAGAGTTAGCCCTGCAGACCCTTCATCCTCTAAGCTAtgccctccctcctgctgcagcccccagcccctggagcagggctgggaatgaaGCCGGGGCCCCTCAcccctctgctgaggctgccccGGGAGGGAGTCAATCACGGCGCGATGTAGTCAATGATGGTGTGGAGGTTTTCTGGGTTGATGTCTCCGagtgcccccatccccagccagagcagcGGGGCAACCAGCTGGGCACCTGGGGAGAGACGGGGGCATCAGcagtgccaacaatgcccctccagcccctccactCCCCAGAGCTCGGCTACTGGTGGGGTGTGGGCCCCACCGGCTGAGGGGcggggtcagaggcaggagaggCGGCTTTAGGCCTTAGAACTGGGTACAGGCACCTGGCCGGATGGCAACGGTCAGTCGTCCGTGTTATGTGCCCGgagcgggtgtgtgtgtgagacacaaCTGCCCCCAGCTGGAGGGGATGAGCCCCGCTCAGTGCGTGTGTgagatggggggcagagggcacCCCCTTGGGCCAGGAAGGAAGTGGGGGTCAGAAGGAGCTGCCCTGGGGCTCAATGGGGCAGGGTGAAGGtgcgggtgggggaagaggggcaagaggaggcaggggaggactCATCAGGTTTTCTATGGGGCAGGAGGTAGGGGGACGACTCACCAGGGTTTCTATGGGGCAGGtgaaggtggggggcagggaggacttACCAGGGTTTCCATGGGGCAGAACGAGGTGGGGGACTCACCATGGTTTctatggggcaggagcaggaggtGCCGTCACTCACTGACAGATGCTCACACCAGATGCCCGGTGATGGGCTCTCAGCTCTCACCCCCTCTTCTTATAGCTTCATTCCCCACACGCTGCAGAGGGGCAGTGCCCACTCCTGCTGTCCCCATGCCcagcccaggggagggggcagcaggtgggactCAGCTACTTCATTCAATATTTCCTTTATAGGAAACTCCATGGGGCTGAGCCAGGAGGGCTGGGACAGACAGGGGATTGGCTGGGAGGTGGCGAGGGGCAgggaagatggggtgggggatgggaggtggTGAAGGCACTGGGGCAGacgagggatgggatgggaggtgGCGAGGGGCGGGGCAGATGGGGGTGGAGGATAGGAGGTGGCGAGGGGCGGACAGACTCCAGGCTGGAGCGTTGGGCCTGTCTAGGTGGGATCGGTTTGTCTCACACTGGGAGTGACAGGGTGAAGTTGCCAATTCCCTGCCTCATGAGCAAGGGCCGTAAAGCTTCAGACCATCCTGGGGCCTCACATCTCTGACCGTGTGTCTGGCACCTGTGTCTCTGTCCGTGTGTCTGGCACCCACGTCTGTCCGTGTGTCTGGCACCCACGTCTCTGTCCGCGTGTCTGGCACCTGTGTCTCTGTCAGTGTGTCCGGCTCTCTCCCATCCTGTTGGGCCAACCACAGAcagctggggatggggcaggaggccaAATGCACTCATCTGTCACACAGCGAGATGGGGTTGCCGCTGTTTGTGCCAACAGCACCAAGCAACGAAATGGGACATTGGGCAGGTCCCAGCAGGTGCCAATCGGCCCCGaaccattggagtcaatgggacaggTCCCAGCGAGTGCCAATTGGCCCCgagccattggagtcaatggggcaggTCCCAGCGAGTGCCAATTGGCCCTgagccattggagtcaatggggcaggTCCCAGCGAGTGCCAATTGGCCCCgagccattggagtcaatgggacaggTCCCAGTGAGTGCCAATTGGCCCcgagccattgaagtcaatggggcagatCCCAGTAGGTGCCAATCAGCCCTGATGTCAGTGGACCTGCTCCAGCTGGGAATCCTTGCTTCAAGGTCACCCCAGGCTGGGGTGAGGTTCTAGAGGGCAGCTTTGAGcatgctcagggtgggggttctAGACTGGAGTTCAACACttgctcagggaaggggcagaagttGCTAAGAAGTGAGGGGAAGGTTCTAGATTGGAATCTGGAGCAGAGCCAGGATGCAGTGCAGATTCTAGATTTGAGCCAGGCACACactccatagattcatagattctcggattggaagggatctcgagaggtcattgagtccagtcccctgccctcatggcaggaccaaatactgtctagaccagccctgatagacatttatctaacctactcttaaatatctccagagatggagattccacaacctccctaggcaatttattccagtgtttaaccaccctgacatttaagaactttttcctaatgtccaacctaaacctcccttgctgcagtttaagcccattgcttcttgttctatccttagaggctaaggtgaacaagttttctccctcctccttatgacacctttttagatacctgaaaactgctatcatgtcccctctcagtcttctcttttccaaactaaacaaacccaattcttgcagccttccttcacaggtcatgttctcaagacctttaatcattcttgttgctcttctctggaccatctccaatttctccacatctttcttgaaatgcggtgcccagaactggacacaatactccagttgaggcctaacccagtgcagagtagagcggaagaatgacttctcgtgtcttgctcacaacacacctgttaatacatcccagaatcatatttgctttttttgcaacagtattacacttttgactcatatttagcttgtggtccactataacccctagatccctttctgccgtactccttcctagacagtctcttcccattctgtatgtgtgaaactgattgttccttccgaagtggagcactttgcatttgtctttgttaaacttcatcctgtttacctcagaccatttctccaatttgtccagatcattttgaattatgaccctgtcctccaaagcagttgcaatccctcccagtttggtatcagctgcaaacttaataagcgtactttctatgccaatatctaagtcgttaatgaagatattgaacagagtcggtcccaaaacagacccctgcggaagcccacttgttatgcctttccagcaggattgggaaccattaataacaactctctgagtatggttatccagccagttatgcacccacattatagtagccccatctaaattgtatttgcctagtttatcgataagaatatcatgtgagactgtatcaaatgccttactaaagtctaggtataccacatccacagcttctcccttatccacaagactcgttatcctatcaaagaaagctatcagattggtttgacatgatttgttctttacaaatccatgctggctattccctatcaccttatcaCCTTCCaggtgtttgcagatgatttccttaattacttgctccattatcttccctggcacagaagttaaactaactggtctgtactTTCCTgccttgtttttatttccctttttatagatgggcactatatttgcccttttccagtcttctggaatctcttctgtctcccatgattttccaaagataatagctagaggttcagatacctcctctattagctccttgagtattctaggatgcatttcatcaggccctggtgacttgcaggcatctaacttttctaagtgatttttaacttgttctttttttattttatcggctaaacctacccccttcccattagcattcactatgttaggcattccttcagacttctcggtgaaggccaaaacaaagaagtcattaagcatctctgccatttccaagtttcctgttactgtttctccctcttcactgagcagtgggcctaccctgtctttcgtcttcctcttgcttctaatgtattgataaaaagatGGGGTGGAGGTTCCAGGTAGGCGCCACATGCACACAGAGGTTGGGGGTTCTAGAAAGGAGCCTGGCGCGCACTCAGGAGGGGCAGGGTTCTAGACTGGAAGCTGTTACACACTTGGTAGGGGGAGATGGTTCTAGACTGGCGCCGGGCACATACGTGTGGGTTCCATACTGGTGCTTAGCGGGGCAGATTTTCCCTCTGGAAAGCACATTGTGCCCCGTAGGGATTGGAAGAAACACAGCACAGCCTTTGCCAAACCAGCCGGGGTTTATCCGTCACTAGGATCCAGGACTGAAGGGGCCTTAGGGTGGACCGCCTGGGACAGGGAAATGTAACTGACGGCCCCATGCCAGCAGTgtctcacccctccccctgccaaagCCTCCTGGGGACATTGGGATGAAGGTTTTGTTTGGATTGGTCCCCTCCAAAGGGGTCGCTTTTAGGTACGTGAAAGTCTGCGTCACaagtgaggggaaactgagacaggccTCACTTGCGGTGCCACAATTGGCCTTAAGGGGGCGCAACAGGAGTGGGTCGGTTACCGTGCTGCCGGATGGGCCAGATACAGGCACTTCTACCACGGGGCTGGCTTCAGGCCTGTGAGGGGAATGGGGCCACCCCATGCACGCAGCTCTAGTCATAgattctccatcgctggcaattttaaaaccaagattggaggtttttctaaaagatctgctctgggaattattttgaggacatTCCCTGTCCTGTGCTGTACAGGGCTCAGCCTAAATCAccctggtcccttctggcctcgggGTCTATGACCTTACATGCAGAGCTAGATGGAAAGCGGCATGGCCGCTCCACGGGAAACGTGACATTTCCGGAATCTGTTGTCAGTCCGAATGCGAATGAAAAGCCGACGTCTCAGAACTGTCTTGGAACGGACATGCTGAGAGACGTCAACGCAGGAGCAGTGAAACGTTTAGATAATGTCGGATTGTCTCAAGAATGGCACAGCAATTTGTATCTGTATAATCAAAATGGGGCTTTCTCataatttaaaatacagatatCACAGTAATTACATTAACACAATGTTGCGTTCTgataattttgaaaattaaactaATATACAGTAATATCTAGATGTCATATTAAAATTCAGATTTCAATATAATGTAAGAGTTGAAATGACAAGATTCAAAATGataaattcaaaatgaaacattttctcctCCTTGGAAGGAAACGTTCCGAGTAGTATTTTGTAataaagtaaaatgtttcagtccAGCAATTACAAAGTATTatatggagttggcgcctatggtggGCGCCCCTTTGATCGTCtggttaaacaataataatccCTTGCTCGTATGCAGTAGATCTCCAAGctctttgcaaaggaggtcagggttattatccccattgtacagatggggaaactgaggcaaggccCTGCAGCAGAACCTAGGTCTTGTGCCCTCCCTCGTCACTAGGCCgccccacatccctgcagcctgctCTGAATTGACTCTGCTGAACTCAGGCTCTGGCCCTGACCCCAGggcagttggggtgtgtgtgtgtgaattgggGGTTTGACTCAGTGGAGATGAATGGGCCCCTCTGGTCTCCAGGGCAGTCGCTGGGctccctgcatccctcctgcccCTGGCTGGTCTCCCAGCTCCGTCTCCAGCCGCGGCTGCAGTGAGCGTGGGACtcgggcagggaggaggagacgCCCTCCTGGTAGAACCTGCTCAGCGGGTTCCGGAGCTGACATCCTGCGCCATGTGGCTGGGAGTGATAGAGACGGGGGCACTGGGGAGGCTGtagcaggctctggggtggagcagcagTGTCTCTGGCTCTAgcaggctgcagggggcagcgTCTCTGGCTCTAGCAGGCTCCGTGCAGGCTGGGATGATGCTGTCTGGTGTCAGGCTCCTGGCCTGGGGCTGGCTGCTCTTGCCTGTCAGCAGGGCGCTGGAAGGTGAGACCCGGCTCCACGGAACTGCGTGATGCATGCCTGCAATGGAGCCACCTTGGCACTGTTGGGACGGTGAGGGGgtagcatgggggaggggggcggggtccTGCCCTTCATTGGCCATCGCCCTGGTGTGTGGGACCCTGGCATCCGGGTGCTCCcatggaggcagggctgggagcaagCGTGTTTCACTGGCAGACACAGGACCCTGGAGCATGGCTGagcggggggtgcagaggaggggCACAGTGCATGGGTGTTGGGCATGGGCAATGTAGGGCTACCGGGCACAACTGCCAGTTGCATCCAAACCTCCTGCCCGCATCTTCCACCAGGCACCGACGGAGCCTCCCGCCCTGTCCTCCAACATCTGCCTGGAACAGCCCAGacgccccccccccatgctccctcTAGCACAGATTAGCCCCCCTCCGCTTTTCCtggcacagcccccaccccatgtTCCCCCCAGCAGagaccagccccgcacccccagcgCTCTGTTCTTCCTGTCACTCTGCATCTGTGTCTCTGTCCCGCTCCCTCTTCCCGTTTCAGACTGCGCCGCCTGCGTCTTCCCCTTCATCTACCAGGGGCGATCGTACCCCACGTGCACCTGGGACGGAAGCTGGGCTGGGTGGACACTATGGTGCGCCACCACCGCCAACTACGACCAGGACTCCCGCTGGAAGCGCTGCTATGAGACAGGTGAGGACTGGGGCGTTCCCCCTTCGTCCTGAGGTGGGGGGCACCCTCTGgctccctgtgcagggccagaaCCCCAGGGCGTCTGGCCACGGAACAGCCAGGAACCCACCACACGTCCCACACTCCTTTGCTGACACAAAGCATGGTGGGATGTGCATCAATCACAGAGCCCAGGGGCCTGGACTCAGCAGTGACCTCAGCAAGTGTCCCCATCGCCCGAGATCCCCGGGCGATGGGCTGTTCTCAGGTCCTGCCAGGGCTAGGATCAGGTGAGATGCAGCCACTGTCACGGAGGGGACATGCGTGAGGGGAtgttggtcagtggcagagcaggctCTGACAGGGGTGCTCCAGTCCCTCCAGGTGGTCACTGCTGTGCTAAtggaggggagggtgggtttGGGATGAAagcccttcccctctccattcctcagtttcccctcctgccctttgtctgtgagctctctggggcagggacagtctctggCTTTGTGTCTCTGCGGGGTTCCCCAGGGGCGTAGCAATGAGGGCAGCCCTGCAGAGTCCCCCACACAGCAGTGACACCTCTTTGTCCCTGTCTCTCCTCTCCCAGAGTATGGCGGCAACACAGATGGGCAGCCCTGCGTCTTCCCCTTTGTGTACCGGGGCCGGGCGTTCTACACCTGCACCGACGAGGCCGCCAAGCCACGCAGGTTCTGGTGCGCCACCACCGGGAACTACGACCGGGACCGGCGCTGGAGCTACTGCCCTGACACTCGTAAGGATGggcagtgggggttgggggaggggatcaGTGTAGGGCGGTGGAGGGCCACTCACCTCACAGCCACTGCAGGTGGAATCCCAGCCAGGAACCCGACCACACCCTCCTCCCGGTGCAGGTGTGCCTGGGTGCCGGGCAACGCTGTCGGGGACATTTCAGCCCGAGACACTTGAGCAGAAACGTCAGACTCAGTTCCCAGCACTGGCAGCTCTAGCGGGTTTTTCCTGAGTCTCCCCACATTGaacattattcttattattttttaaggTGTGCTATGGTAGGGCCTAGAAACCCCACTCATGGCCAGGACCCTGTTAATTATTTATTAGGTGTCTTACAGTAGCACTGCGAGccccaggacctcattgtgctaggtgctgtaccttatgtattaggtgtattatggtagcactcagCTCCACATgtcaaaccccagctcctggaatcctgtgacTATGGGGGAAGCTCAACTTTCAGGTTAAACGTAGAAAGGAGGTTTCTTCCCCTTGGGGCTTCAgggagaagctgggactgggagaaCAGCCCGGGAACCAGATGGGAAATGAGAAGACCCTCCCGCTGATTGTTGACAACCTCGTGATTTTGGGGGCCAGAGTCCCCATTGCTGAACGTGTGAGTCTGGCAACACTGAATCTGCCTGACACATTATGGTCCCTTATCCCAAACCATGCCCGGCAGCTCAGCGGGGTGAGGCAGACCTGTTGCCCCAGCATGACACTTAGGGCAGCTTTGGGGTGTTATAGGTGTAACAGCACAGGGGTCCCTCCCGGAGCAGGGTTTGCACTAGATAGACGGAGTCTGGGGCTGCGGACAGGCTGGTACAACCTTGCACTCTCACACTGATGTAGTATTTGGTAACTTACGGTGCAGAAGCACTGAAACCAGAGATCaggggccccgttgtgccaggcactgcacagaccctgaTTGAGATCAGGGACTTTGACAACCAACTGAAGTTCCCAGAACTGTGAGCCTCTCTGTTACCCCGCTCTGCTGCAGCTGTGTGTCAGCTCCCCAACCGGCTTATCTGCCCtcccagcaaactcttcaggacgCTGCCAGTCCAAACCTCACAGCCTCTCACGGTAGCACGCACAAAACCTGATCAGATTCGCTGCTTCGTCAAAGAGACAGCACCCAGCCGCTTATTGGCTTAACTGGGACTGACAAACCCTCCGCGTCAATCCAAACACTGAGCTTGTCTGTGCTAAAAGTAAGACAAGTTTCTGAGGTAAAGGACATGGGTTTAAGTGGTGGCAAGCCGACGGAATAAGGACAGAAACGGTCACAAACAAACACCAGTAGAAACACGCTTCTCAGGCGAGAACCGAATGTCAGCCAGttaagatctttgcctaagcaggtttctcacctgtgCTCAGTTCCTTTGGCTGAAGGATCCACAGATGTCCAGAAGCCCTGGCCTCTTGCATCTGCCCACTCACGGATAACCCCAGGGggttctttccccttccttttatagCCCTGAAAATCTTTGCAATGTATTCTGTGCAATGTGGGCCCAGCCAAAGTTTCTCTCTCCTGTAGAGGCCAGGCTGTCTTCTCCCCGACTTggtagcttgatggctttgtttaccttagatGTCAATGGACTGgcattgtctctgtctgaggagcAGGCTGCCAGAGAAGCAAAAGCCCGTTCCTTACTCTAGGGCTTATTCATTGCTTGCCAAAGACATCTGAGGAACATCATTCCAGCCCCTCTTTGTACACACCCCATGTAACAATTTTCAGGATCAGTGTGTTGCTCGTTCGTATGTGATCTGCCCATGACCCTGGTTAGCTGCAGATTCTGCCAGGTGTGTGAGGTGTAGTGAGTACGCCAGGCCTGACGGGCACTGCTGACCCACTGCAGTGTCTCCCcgatgggcctctgtgtcactgggccccattgtgccaggtgctgcgtAGAGCCTGACTGAGGTCAGGGCCCCTgttgctgcacagacacatagtgagagccagtccctgccacaaagagctcacagtctaactaCGGGCAGGAGAGGTgacaggcacagaaaggggaagtgacttgcccaagcagggaacccaggagtcctacctCTGAATTCAGTGACTTAACCTCTGCCCCACGCTGTCCCCttccctgtctctgtctctccagtACTGGCTGGCAATTCCACGGCTCCCTGCACCTTCCCGTTCACCTACCAGAACCAGACCTACCTGGGCTGCACGGCAGATGGGGACGCCAGCGGGAAGCCCTGGTGTTCTCTGACCAGAAACTACGACGTGGACCGGAAACGCATGTACTGTCTGGACTCAGGTAGGGGccggggaggagcagggcagagctACATGGGGCTTTGCTGCCTGGCTTGGCCCATGGGGACCCAGCACCTCTAGGGCTGGTCGGCCCCAGGCAGCCCCACTGTAGCCTCGGACACTTGGCCGGGGTGTCCATAGGGAGCGAGATGCCCAGGTCTGAGTTCAGTAGAATTTCTGCACTGAACTGCAGTTGGCATCTTGCATGGACGGGTGGCCCAGTGGTTAtgtactagcctgggacttggtcACTATGACATGAATTCACTGCTCTGCCGTAGCCATCCTGTGCaaccttggggaagtcacatagcagctctgtgcctcagtttccctacccaTGTAATGAGGATAATTGTCCTGCCTCACTAGGAGTTAGGAGGGTAAATACCTCGTGACCTGTAGCAATGGGGCCAGAGCAGTACGATGAGTAGATAGACTGGAAATTACAACCGGGGAGTGTCACATCCCAGGGCATTTGAGTGGCTGAGAACTGAGCTGTCAAACACAACAGGCCTggccttgggggtggggtggaaaaaaTGCAGATGTTTCCCTGTTTTGCAAGGTGAAAATGGGCTGACTTTGGAGTGGGGGCGGTTCCCCCAAaagttttttcaaaatgttttcatcaGAACGTTCCTGGGAACCGTTCTCAACATTTACCAAAAGCTGGGCTTCCCGGCCTATGAAAAATGCTCATGTCCCGGTTTCCAATAACCACGGGATCCCGGGAACATTTTCCATCGGAATCTCAATGGCAAAAGTCACCAAAGTTTTTGTTGAAAAGGAAACTTTGGACTGTCCCATGTATCTTGTGAAAATAGCCATTTTTCTGGGAAGAAAAAGGCCATTTTCAAGGGGGGAAAAACCCCTTTTGTTTGACAAACGTCCTCCACTTAGCTCCAGCATCCTCACAGCCCATGGAGTGAGTCTTCCCAGCCCCTGGGATCCTCTAGTGTAGCCAGACCTTTAGACAGAAGCG includes the following:
- the LOC117887115 gene encoding matrix metalloproteinase-9-like — protein: MMLSGVRLLAWGWLLLPVSRALEDCAACVFPFIYQGRSYPTCTWDGSWAGWTLWCATTANYDQDSRWKRCYETEYGGNTDGQPCVFPFVYRGRAFYTCTDEAAKPRRFWCATTGNYDRDRRWSYCPDTLLAGNSTAPCTFPFTYQNQTYLGCTADGDASGKPWCSLTRNYDVDRKRMYCLDSAPASSQPME